The following are from one region of the Candidatus Shapirobacteria bacterium genome:
- a CDS encoding pyridoxamine 5'-phosphate oxidase family protein, with translation MIDKNTVFQFIKSQDLCILSTASKSGKTESAVMAFAVDDNFVIYMSTENTTRKFKNILKNNFVSVIVGGLKSDPSVQLDGTTIILTDTEIAAAKDFMLSLHPELKDYFNTPNSMFFTVTPSWLRYSDFSQNPPEVIELSQF, from the coding sequence ATGATCGACAAAAATACCGTCTTTCAGTTTATTAAATCTCAGGACCTTTGCATCCTATCTACCGCGTCAAAATCCGGCAAAACCGAATCAGCTGTCATGGCTTTCGCTGTCGACGACAACTTTGTTATTTATATGTCTACCGAAAATACTACCCGCAAGTTTAAAAATATATTAAAAAATAATTTTGTTTCTGTCATCGTCGGTGGTCTTAAAAGCGATCCTTCAGTCCAGCTCGACGGGACCACCATAATATTAACCGATACCGAAATTGCCGCGGCCAAAGATTTTATGCTTTCCCTTCACCCTGAACTTAAAGACTATTTCAACACTCCAAACTCAATGTTTTTCACTGTCACTCCCTCCTGGCTTCGTTATTCCGATTTTTCACAGAATCCACCCGAAGTTATCGAGTTATCTCAATTCTAA